One genomic window of Bacillus spongiae includes the following:
- the pth gene encoding aminoacyl-tRNA hydrolase: MKLIVGLGNPGSQFKDTRHNIGFEVIDELAKRHNVKLDQSKFKAQYSVIHVNGQKIMLLKPLTYMNLSGESIRPMMDYFDVNNENLTVIYDDLDLPVGKIRLRQKGSAGGHNGMKSTIAHLGTQQFNRIRIGINRPNNGMSVPNYVLGKFSKEESAELSHVIDACANACEDWFSKSFVEVMNSYN; the protein is encoded by the coding sequence ATGAAATTAATTGTAGGTCTAGGTAATCCAGGTTCACAATTCAAAGATACTAGGCATAATATTGGTTTTGAAGTAATAGACGAGTTAGCTAAACGTCATAATGTGAAGCTTGATCAATCAAAGTTTAAAGCTCAATATTCTGTCATTCATGTTAATGGACAGAAAATAATGCTTTTAAAGCCTTTAACATATATGAATTTATCTGGTGAAAGCATTAGGCCGATGATGGATTATTTTGATGTAAATAATGAAAATCTAACTGTGATTTATGATGATTTAGATCTACCTGTCGGGAAAATTCGTCTTCGTCAAAAAGGAAGTGCAGGAGGGCATAATGGAATGAAATCGACAATTGCCCATCTTGGGACTCAACAATTTAATCGAATAAGAATTGGTATTAATCGTCCGAATAATGGAATGAGTGTGCCAAATTACGTATTAGGGAAATTTTCTAAAGAAGAGAGTGCCGAATTAAGTCATGTCATAGATGCTTGTGCAAATGCTTGTGAAGATTGGTTTAGTAAATCATTTGTAGAAGTTATGAATTCGTACAATTAA
- a CDS encoding anti-sigma-F factor Fin family protein, translating to MAIHYHCRHCGVKLGSIANSVISAEQLGLHKLSDKERQEMVTYQQNGDVEIQSICEDCQESLQRNPEYHGLDYLLH from the coding sequence ATGGCTATACACTATCACTGTCGTCATTGTGGAGTTAAACTAGGTTCGATTGCTAATAGTGTAATTTCTGCCGAACAGCTGGGATTGCATAAATTAAGTGATAAAGAGCGTCAAGAAATGGTGACATATCAACAAAATGGAGATGTAGAAATACAATCAATCTGTGAAGATTGTCAAGAGTCATTGCAACGAAACCCGGAGTATCACGGTTTAGATTACCTTTTGCACTAA
- the mfd gene encoding transcription-repair coupling factor — protein MNSSLSLFAEQEEIQSVFEGIDEGLSQQLVSGLSGSSRGVLVASFYKKTERTCVIVTHNLLQAQKLYEDVVGVIGEEATYLYPADELIAAEMSVASPELRGQRIDTLNQLIQGRKGIYILPMAGLRKMLPPSSLWKQYQLSFQIGEDIALEEILTHLVQMGYHRADMITTPGEFSLRGGILDIYPLSLPEPVRIELFDTEIDSIRTFGVEDQRSIENLQNVIIGPASEILLQQQNIELTIKRLENGLGASLKRVKKKLTREYLSQKVGYELEKLRNGQIPDQMFKYMSLAYEIPASFLDYLPEDSILFLDEYSRIQEISETLDKEEADWYISLLEEGEIIHDLSISHSLPTLLSQTFIQKIYLSLFLRHIPNANPENIVNITCKPMQSFHGQMNVLKGEIERWNHNRTTVLILVPNQERVSKLQRTLEDYDIRTVVSHQDRLVVGEAQIRVGSLHSGFELPMMKLAIITEEELFNKKAKRAPRRQKLSNAERIKNYSELKVGDLIVHANHGIGKYLGIETLEINGVHKDYLHLKYQGSDKLYVPVEQIDLVQKYVASENKEPKLYKLGGSEWTRVKRKVQSSVQDIADDLIKLYAEREAAQGFAFSPDGEMQRDFEAQFSYQETEDQIRSIHEIKLDMEKLRPMDRLLCGDVGYGKTEVAIRAAFKAVSDGKQVAFLVPTTILAQQHYETIKERLQEFPMKVGVLSRFRTKKQQNETIKGIANGSVDIVIGTHRLLSKDIQYRDLGLLIIDEEQRFGVTHKEKIKQIKTNIDVLTLTATPIPRTLHMSMLGVRDLSVIETPPENRFPVQTYVMEYNGGLIREAIERELARNGQVYFLYNRVEDIERKADEIATLIPEARVKYAHGKMTENELESVILDFLDGEFDVLVTTTIIETGVDIPNVNTLIVYDADRMGLSQLYQLRGRVGRSNRVAYAYFTYRKDKVLTEVAEKRLQSIKEFTELGSGFKIAMRDLSIRGAGNLLGAEQHGFIDSVGFDLYSQMLKEAIEERKVKTKKEPVIQEEFEVDIQVDAYIPEFYILDGHQKIEMYKRVRSLATITEVNELKEELIDRFGEYPKEVVYLLQVAEMKIYAKRAKLQSIKQKKNEVVMLMSPEATNEIDGSKVFALTSKYGRWISLGLENNSLKIVFQTKQVSLEEWFNAAYGIIKQLNTVKKEGEE, from the coding sequence ATGAATAGCTCATTATCTTTATTTGCAGAACAAGAAGAAATTCAGTCCGTTTTTGAAGGAATTGATGAGGGACTTTCTCAGCAATTGGTTTCTGGTCTCTCAGGTTCATCAAGGGGGGTTCTTGTTGCATCCTTTTATAAGAAGACGGAACGTACATGTGTAATTGTGACGCATAATCTACTCCAAGCCCAAAAGCTTTATGAGGACGTTGTAGGGGTTATCGGAGAAGAAGCAACCTATCTATATCCTGCTGATGAATTAATTGCTGCAGAAATGAGTGTTGCCAGTCCTGAATTACGAGGTCAACGGATTGATACATTAAATCAATTAATTCAAGGAAGAAAAGGAATCTATATTTTACCGATGGCAGGATTAAGGAAAATGCTCCCGCCTAGTTCCTTATGGAAACAATATCAATTGTCTTTTCAAATTGGTGAAGATATCGCTTTAGAGGAAATCTTAACGCACCTTGTACAAATGGGGTACCATCGTGCAGATATGATTACGACTCCAGGCGAATTTAGTCTCAGAGGGGGCATATTGGATATATACCCATTATCGTTACCTGAGCCAGTTAGAATTGAGTTATTTGATACAGAGATTGATTCTATTAGAACGTTTGGGGTTGAGGACCAACGCTCAATTGAAAACTTACAAAACGTAATAATTGGTCCAGCATCTGAAATTCTTTTACAGCAACAAAATATAGAACTTACCATTAAACGGTTAGAAAATGGGCTTGGGGCTAGCCTTAAAAGAGTGAAAAAGAAATTAACGAGAGAATATTTATCACAAAAAGTGGGATATGAATTAGAAAAATTAAGAAACGGGCAAATTCCAGATCAAATGTTTAAATATATGTCGTTGGCATATGAAATCCCTGCTAGTTTCCTAGATTATTTACCTGAAGACAGCATCCTATTTTTAGATGAGTATAGCCGTATACAAGAAATAAGTGAAACGTTAGATAAAGAAGAAGCGGATTGGTACATTAGCCTTCTTGAAGAAGGGGAAATTATTCATGATTTATCCATTTCGCATTCTTTACCAACTCTACTTTCACAGACGTTCATTCAGAAAATCTATCTATCTTTATTTTTAAGGCATATTCCTAACGCTAACCCAGAGAACATTGTCAATATAACGTGTAAACCAATGCAAAGCTTCCATGGACAGATGAATGTTTTAAAGGGAGAGATTGAGCGTTGGAACCATAATCGTACAACTGTCCTTATTTTGGTTCCAAATCAAGAAAGGGTTTCAAAACTACAACGTACGTTAGAGGATTATGATATACGAACAGTCGTTAGTCATCAAGACCGTCTAGTAGTTGGAGAAGCTCAAATTAGGGTAGGTAGTTTACATTCGGGCTTTGAGTTACCAATGATGAAATTAGCTATCATTACAGAAGAAGAACTATTTAATAAGAAAGCTAAGCGTGCGCCCCGTCGACAAAAGCTGTCCAATGCTGAAAGAATTAAGAATTATTCAGAATTAAAAGTAGGGGACCTTATTGTTCATGCTAACCACGGTATTGGTAAATACTTAGGAATTGAAACGCTTGAAATAAATGGGGTTCATAAAGATTATTTACACCTAAAATATCAAGGCAGTGATAAACTTTATGTGCCGGTAGAACAAATTGATTTGGTTCAAAAATACGTTGCATCTGAAAATAAAGAACCTAAGTTATATAAACTTGGTGGAAGTGAATGGACAAGGGTAAAGAGAAAAGTGCAATCTTCTGTTCAAGATATAGCAGATGACCTGATTAAGCTATACGCTGAACGAGAAGCTGCTCAAGGTTTTGCTTTCTCTCCAGACGGCGAAATGCAAAGGGATTTCGAAGCGCAGTTTTCTTATCAAGAAACCGAGGACCAAATTCGTTCAATTCATGAAATTAAATTGGATATGGAAAAGCTCCGTCCAATGGACCGGTTATTATGTGGTGATGTTGGCTATGGGAAAACGGAAGTAGCCATTCGAGCTGCTTTTAAAGCTGTGTCAGACGGAAAGCAAGTAGCTTTCTTGGTCCCAACTACAATATTAGCTCAGCAGCATTACGAAACTATTAAAGAACGACTACAGGAATTCCCTATGAAAGTAGGGGTATTGAGTAGGTTTCGGACGAAGAAACAACAAAATGAAACAATAAAAGGGATTGCTAACGGGTCTGTTGATATTGTGATTGGGACTCACCGTTTATTATCGAAGGATATTCAATATAGAGACCTCGGTTTATTAATTATTGATGAAGAACAGCGTTTCGGGGTTACTCATAAAGAGAAGATAAAACAGATCAAAACGAATATTGATGTATTAACATTGACCGCAACACCAATTCCGCGCACGCTACACATGTCCATGTTAGGTGTTCGAGATTTATCTGTTATTGAAACTCCACCTGAAAATCGTTTCCCTGTACAAACATATGTCATGGAATACAATGGTGGATTAATACGAGAAGCTATTGAGCGAGAGTTAGCGCGTAATGGTCAAGTTTATTTTCTGTATAATCGAGTGGAAGATATTGAACGGAAAGCGGATGAAATTGCAACGCTAATTCCAGAAGCACGTGTCAAATATGCTCATGGTAAAATGACAGAAAATGAATTAGAGTCCGTAATATTAGATTTCTTAGACGGAGAATTCGATGTTTTAGTTACAACAACGATTATTGAGACAGGTGTAGATATTCCGAATGTTAACACACTTATCGTTTATGATGCTGATAGAATGGGGTTATCTCAGTTATACCAATTAAGAGGAAGAGTAGGACGATCTAATCGAGTTGCCTATGCATACTTCACGTATCGAAAAGATAAAGTGTTAACAGAGGTTGCAGAGAAACGTCTGCAATCCATTAAGGAATTTACCGAACTAGGGTCAGGTTTTAAAATTGCCATGAGAGATCTATCCATTCGTGGTGCAGGAAACCTACTAGGAGCAGAACAACATGGGTTTATCGACTCAGTTGGCTTTGACCTTTATTCACAAATGTTGAAAGAGGCAATTGAAGAAAGAAAAGTAAAAACAAAAAAAGAGCCTGTAATCCAAGAGGAGTTTGAGGTTGATATCCAAGTTGATGCCTATATACCTGAATTTTATATACTAGATGGGCATCAAAAAATTGAAATGTACAAACGAGTCCGTTCGTTAGCAACGATAACAGAAGTTAATGAGTTGAAAGAGGAATTAATTGATCGTTTTGGAGAGTACCCAAAAGAAGTAGTGTATTTACTTCAAGTAGCCGAAATGAAAATTTATGCTAAAAGAGCAAAGCTTCAGTCCATAAAACAAAAGAAAAATGAAGTTGTCATGCTGATGTCTCCAGAGGCAACGAACGAAATTGATGGATCAAAGGTGTTTGCATTAACGAGCAAATATGGAAGATGGATTAGCTTAGGTTTGGAGAATAACTCGTTAAAAATTGTTTTTCAAACAAAGCAGGTTTCATTAGAAGAGTGGTTTAATGCGGCGTATGGGATTATTAAGCAGTTAAATACAGTAAAAAAAGAAGGAGAGGAGTAA
- the spoVT gene encoding stage V sporulation protein T, producing the protein MKATGIVRRIDDLGRVVIPKEIRRTLRIREGDPLEIFVDREGEVILKKYSPISELSDFSKEYAEALFDSLGSPVLICDRDVVITVAGGSKKDYLNKSVSELVEKVMDERKSDLQTQVERASLVGDYEEELSSYTIAPIVANGDPIGTVIIYSKDQTLGEVEQKAVETAAGFLARQMEQ; encoded by the coding sequence ATGAAGGCAACTGGTATTGTTCGTCGTATTGATGATTTAGGGCGAGTCGTTATTCCGAAGGAAATAAGAAGAACCCTTCGTATACGTGAAGGAGACCCGCTAGAGATTTTTGTTGACCGTGAAGGGGAGGTCATCTTAAAAAAGTATTCTCCTATTAGTGAATTGAGTGACTTTTCTAAAGAATATGCTGAAGCATTATTTGATAGCCTAGGTAGTCCTGTATTAATTTGTGATCGAGATGTTGTTATTACGGTAGCAGGTGGATCAAAAAAAGATTATTTAAATAAAAGTGTAAGTGAGCTAGTAGAGAAAGTAATGGATGAGCGGAAATCTGACTTGCAAACACAAGTTGAACGAGCGTCATTAGTGGGCGATTATGAAGAGGAGTTATCCTCCTATACAATTGCGCCAATTGTGGCAAATGGTGATCCTATCGGAACTGTCATTATCTACTCAAAGGACCAAACGTTAGGTGAAGTAGAACAGAAAGCAGTAGAAACAGCAGCTGGTTTTTTAGCGAGACAGATGGAACAATAA
- a CDS encoding polysaccharide biosynthesis protein produces MIQGKVSSRTLMKGALVLTIAAFVSKILSAVYRIPFQNIVGDVGFYIYQQVYPFYGIFLALSTYGFPVVISRLLADRYDDNEEEASLVLQAAFILLSVVGICLFVSIYSGAKWMAVLMGDSELEPLLKVISFSFLFLPFISILRGYFQGKGDMLPTAVSQIVEQSVRVTTILICSFILINEGYSLYLAGSGALFGSLTGGGATILVLVSFLLVRSQNKFSLKFKGRWKKSLELMKILGLHGFAICFSGMLIVLLQFIDAFSVYTYLVQSGIAENEAKALKGVYDRGQPLIQLGTVVATSLSLIAVPLITAAHKKKDDRAVKENILLALKVSFIVGLGASFGLVNLVKPVNVMLFENSKDSSVIAVFCIAILLCSLVLTLSSVLHGMGKLYLPAFIILMGIIIKFLLNAWLVPLFATMGASLSTVIVLGLMTIGLIIVLRYVFPIPFLSKKFYLAASLALLGMTVILQAWLQIEEILLLIVTERVASTVLSLGGVVIGGVVYIFIVLNGNMLKDKEIELFPFGSKLMRLKRR; encoded by the coding sequence ATGATTCAAGGTAAGGTGTCTTCTAGAACACTTATGAAAGGGGCGTTGGTATTAACGATTGCTGCGTTTGTATCCAAAATTTTAAGTGCGGTCTATCGTATACCTTTTCAAAATATAGTTGGTGATGTTGGTTTTTATATTTACCAACAAGTATATCCCTTTTATGGAATTTTCCTTGCTCTTTCTACATACGGTTTCCCAGTTGTTATCTCTAGATTACTTGCTGATAGATACGATGATAATGAAGAAGAAGCTTCTCTTGTTTTGCAGGCTGCTTTCATCCTATTAAGTGTAGTGGGGATTTGTTTGTTTGTTAGCATCTACTCTGGTGCGAAATGGATGGCGGTTTTAATGGGTGATTCCGAGTTAGAACCGCTTTTAAAGGTTATATCTTTTTCCTTTTTATTTCTGCCTTTTATCTCAATCCTTAGAGGCTATTTCCAAGGAAAAGGTGATATGTTACCTACAGCTGTATCACAAATTGTTGAACAAAGTGTTCGCGTTACAACTATATTAATTTGTTCTTTTATTTTAATAAATGAAGGATATTCTTTATATTTAGCAGGAAGTGGAGCTCTATTTGGGTCTCTAACAGGCGGGGGAGCGACTATACTTGTGTTAGTAAGCTTTCTCCTCGTAAGATCTCAGAATAAATTTTCATTAAAATTTAAAGGTAGATGGAAGAAGAGCTTGGAATTAATGAAAATATTAGGCCTTCATGGTTTTGCTATTTGTTTTAGTGGGATGCTTATTGTCCTATTACAATTTATTGATGCTTTTAGTGTTTACACTTATTTAGTTCAAAGTGGCATAGCTGAGAACGAAGCGAAGGCCCTGAAGGGTGTATATGATCGAGGGCAGCCATTAATCCAGTTAGGTACGGTAGTAGCAACTTCTCTTTCTTTAATAGCGGTTCCTCTTATTACGGCTGCTCACAAGAAGAAAGATGATAGGGCAGTTAAAGAAAATATTCTTCTCGCATTAAAGGTCAGCTTTATTGTGGGATTAGGCGCGTCGTTTGGTTTAGTTAATTTAGTTAAACCGGTAAATGTAATGCTATTTGAGAATAGTAAGGATTCAAGTGTGATCGCCGTTTTTTGTATAGCTATTCTTTTGTGCTCTCTTGTGCTGACTTTATCGAGTGTATTACATGGAATGGGTAAGCTGTATTTACCAGCCTTTATTATCTTAATGGGCATCATCATAAAGTTTCTACTGAATGCATGGTTGGTTCCGCTATTTGCAACAATGGGGGCATCACTGTCGACAGTAATTGTGCTAGGTTTGATGACAATTGGACTTATCATTGTGCTTCGATATGTGTTTCCAATTCCCTTTTTATCAAAAAAATTTTATTTAGCAGCTAGCTTAGCTTTGCTGGGAATGACGGTAATACTGCAAGCTTGGTTGCAAATAGAAGAAATTCTTCTCTTAATTGTTACTGAACGTGTTGCTTCGACCGTTCTCTCTTTGGGTGGTGTTGTGATTGGTGGCGTTGTATATATATTCATTGTGTTAAATGGGAATATGTTGAAGGATAAAGAAATTGAATTATTTCCTTTTGGTAGTAAATTAATGAGGCTAAAACGAAGATAA
- the mazG gene encoding nucleoside triphosphate pyrophosphohydrolase — protein sequence MKNTITIIGLGAGDIEQLPLGVYRTLLKSDKLYLRTKEHPVVADLENEGLQYDSFDSIYEKYDQFELVYQEIVEILIKNAEKQSILYAVPGHPLVAEQTVQLLFEKADMNQIDVKVLGGQSFLDALFTAVKVDPIEGFQLLDGTALKKEEIHISQSIFIGQVYDAFIASEVKLTLLEKYPYDHKVFIITAAGSKAESVEEVPLYELDHHTKLSNLTSVYVPPVQEFTETYKEFATLKEIIAKLRGPDGCPWDQEQTHATLKKYLIEEVYELLSAIDEDNIEGMIEELGDVLLQVMLHAQIGEDEAMFSIYDVFESISSKMVRRHPHVFGTVSVENADEVIVNWEAIKQQEKAETHQSLLDKVEKGLPALLRAYDYQKIAAKQGFDWENTEGAWSKVKEEIKEFQEEAEGRNEQKKIAEFGDVLFSLINVARLYGFHPEEALAMTNEKFYLRFSYVEKKVRESGRDFTSFSLDELDRFWEESKK from the coding sequence ATGAAAAATACAATTACTATTATCGGTTTAGGAGCAGGAGATATAGAGCAGCTTCCTTTAGGTGTATATCGTACATTGTTAAAAAGTGATAAACTTTATTTACGTACTAAAGAGCACCCTGTTGTAGCAGACCTTGAAAATGAAGGATTACAATATGATTCATTTGATTCCATCTATGAAAAGTATGATCAGTTTGAATTAGTCTATCAAGAAATTGTAGAGATTTTAATAAAAAATGCCGAGAAACAGTCTATCCTTTATGCAGTTCCAGGTCACCCACTTGTTGCTGAACAAACGGTACAGCTATTATTTGAAAAAGCCGATATGAATCAAATAGATGTAAAGGTTTTAGGTGGGCAAAGTTTTCTTGACGCTCTTTTTACAGCTGTGAAGGTGGACCCGATTGAAGGTTTTCAATTACTAGATGGAACAGCACTAAAAAAAGAAGAAATTCATATTAGTCAATCTATCTTTATTGGCCAAGTGTATGATGCTTTTATCGCGTCAGAAGTAAAGCTTACACTATTGGAAAAATATCCTTATGACCATAAGGTCTTTATTATAACTGCAGCAGGAAGTAAAGCGGAAAGTGTAGAAGAAGTACCATTGTATGAGTTGGATCACCATACAAAATTAAGTAATTTGACGAGTGTTTACGTACCTCCAGTACAAGAGTTCACCGAAACATATAAAGAATTTGCAACCTTAAAAGAAATTATTGCTAAGTTGAGGGGACCTGATGGCTGTCCTTGGGATCAGGAGCAAACTCATGCTACATTAAAGAAATACTTAATAGAGGAAGTATATGAACTTTTAAGCGCGATTGATGAAGATAATATTGAAGGAATGATTGAAGAGCTTGGCGACGTATTATTACAAGTCATGCTCCATGCGCAAATTGGGGAAGATGAGGCGATGTTTTCCATTTATGATGTATTCGAAAGTATCTCCTCAAAGATGGTTCGACGCCATCCTCACGTGTTTGGAACTGTATCAGTGGAGAATGCGGATGAAGTGATAGTAAATTGGGAGGCTATTAAACAACAAGAAAAAGCAGAAACACATCAAAGTTTATTGGATAAGGTAGAGAAAGGTTTACCAGCTTTACTTCGCGCTTATGACTATCAGAAAATAGCAGCAAAGCAAGGGTTTGATTGGGAAAACACTGAGGGTGCATGGTCAAAAGTTAAAGAAGAAATCAAAGAATTTCAAGAAGAAGCAGAAGGAAGAAATGAACAGAAAAAAATAGCAGAGTTCGGCGATGTCTTGTTTTCACTTATAAATGTAGCCCGATTGTATGGATTTCACCCAGAAGAAGCACTTGCAATGACAAATGAAAAATTCTATTTGCGTTTTTCATATGTTGAAAAAAAAGTGAGGGAAAGTGGTAGAGACTTTACTTCTTTTTCATTGGACGAGTTAGATAGGTTTTGGGAAGAATCGAAAAAATAG
- a CDS encoding RNA-binding S4 domain-containing protein — translation MRLDKFLKVSRLIKRRTLAKEVADQGRISINGIQAKASSNVKVGDELVIRFGQKLVTLQIENLREIIRKEEAASMYKIVKEEQVVSE, via the coding sequence ATGAGATTAGATAAATTTTTAAAAGTATCCAGATTGATTAAAAGGAGAACACTTGCAAAAGAAGTAGCTGATCAAGGACGAATTTCAATAAATGGGATTCAAGCAAAGGCAAGCTCCAATGTCAAAGTAGGAGATGAACTTGTTATTCGGTTCGGGCAAAAGCTCGTCACACTACAAATCGAAAACCTTCGAGAGATAATCAGGAAAGAGGAAGCTGCCTCAATGTATAAGATTGTAAAAGAGGAACAAGTGGTAAGCGAATAG